One Desulfonatronum sp. SC1 DNA segment encodes these proteins:
- a CDS encoding septum formation initiator family protein produces the protein MKWTKLLFFFLLLLNGFLAWKLLGQDLGWKSYVELRDRRDVLVEQIAAVDEVNLDLSREIRRLTTDHDYVASVIRVEMHYLRPDEILYIPQNDTFRRLP, from the coding sequence ATGAAATGGACCAAACTGCTCTTTTTTTTCCTCCTGCTGTTGAACGGTTTTTTGGCCTGGAAGCTCCTGGGCCAGGATCTGGGCTGGAAATCCTACGTGGAACTGCGGGACCGCCGGGATGTGCTCGTCGAGCAGATTGCCGCCGTGGACGAGGTCAACCTGGATCTGAGCCGTGAAATCCGTCGCCTGACCACGGACCACGACTATGTGGCCAGCGTGATCCGGGTGGAGATGCACTATCTGCGACCCGATGAAATCCTCTATATTCCGCAAAACGATACGTTCCGGAGACTGCCATGA
- a CDS encoding protein-L-isoaspartate(D-aspartate) O-methyltransferase yields MRIDPKRNRERMVREQIESRGITDPAVLSAMRKVPRHLFVEEALHSQAYEDHPLPIGYGQTISQPFIVALMTAVLNVRPGMKVLEIGTGSGYQAAILAEMGAEVYSVERVQPLYSAALTRLNKMRYFNVHLKLDDGTMGWPKEGPFQRIMVTAGGPDVPPPLLEQLDESGILIIPVGARQRSQELIRFVKKEGKIMKANLGSVMFVDLVGAHGW; encoded by the coding sequence TTGAGAATCGACCCGAAACGCAATCGAGAGCGGATGGTCCGTGAACAGATCGAATCACGAGGCATTACGGACCCGGCGGTGCTCTCCGCCATGCGTAAGGTCCCCCGGCATCTGTTCGTGGAAGAGGCCCTACACTCACAGGCGTACGAGGATCATCCCCTGCCCATCGGCTACGGCCAGACCATATCCCAGCCGTTCATCGTGGCCCTGATGACGGCTGTACTGAACGTTCGGCCTGGGATGAAAGTTTTGGAGATCGGGACCGGCTCCGGCTATCAGGCCGCAATCCTCGCTGAAATGGGAGCCGAGGTCTATTCCGTGGAGCGCGTCCAGCCCCTCTATTCCGCGGCGCTGACCCGCCTGAACAAAATGCGCTATTTCAACGTCCATCTGAAACTGGACGACGGAACCATGGGCTGGCCGAAGGAAGGTCCGTTTCAACGAATCATGGTCACCGCCGGCGGGCCCGACGTGCCTCCGCCCCTGTTGGAACAGCTGGACGAATCCGGCATTCTGATCATCCCCGTGGGCGCCAGGCAGCGAAGTCAGGAGTTGATCCGCTTCGTCAAAAAGGAAGGCAAGATCATGAAGGCGAACCTTGGCTCCGTCATGTTCGTCGACTTGGTCGGCGCCCATGGCTGGTGA
- the pgsA gene encoding CDP-diacylglycerol--glycerol-3-phosphate 3-phosphatidyltransferase, with the protein MLNLANQVTLGRILAIPVLILLLYFPSKPVNAVAMIVFILVALTDLADGFIARRWKMVSNLGKFLDPLADKLLISSVLIMLVFHGWVQAWMAIVIIARELTVTGLRAIAADQGHVLAADSFGKLKAVVQVVALCPLILHYTWWGFDPRPLGAGLLAIALILTVFSGAKYVIHFFRQVNQDDAI; encoded by the coding sequence ATGCTCAATCTCGCCAACCAGGTCACCCTGGGCCGCATCCTGGCCATCCCAGTCCTGATCCTGCTGCTGTATTTCCCGAGCAAGCCGGTCAACGCCGTTGCCATGATCGTCTTCATCCTCGTGGCTCTGACCGACCTAGCGGACGGCTTCATCGCCCGCCGCTGGAAAATGGTCTCCAACCTGGGCAAGTTTCTCGACCCTCTGGCCGACAAACTGCTGATCAGCTCCGTGCTGATCATGCTCGTATTCCACGGTTGGGTCCAAGCCTGGATGGCCATCGTAATCATCGCCAGGGAACTGACCGTCACAGGACTGCGGGCCATCGCCGCGGACCAGGGCCATGTCCTGGCCGCGGACAGTTTCGGCAAACTCAAGGCGGTGGTCCAAGTGGTGGCCCTGTGTCCGCTGATCCTCCACTATACATGGTGGGGTTTCGACCCCCGGCCCCTGGGCGCGGGACTGCTGGCCATCGCCCTGATCCTTACCGTCTTCTCCGGTGCGAAGTACGTAATCCACTTCTTTCGTCAGGTGAACCAGGACGACGCAATCTGA
- a CDS encoding type IV pilus twitching motility protein PilT, translating into MERTQLDNIISEVLRKAPDTSDILLTVGKPIQAEVHGKLTDIPTALLPTTLVPFQIESIVFCMVLNKLSGSLRLFQDLIGNGSCDLSYTLRGSCRFRVNIFFQRGSPSIVMRKMPSQIPTLSQLNMPPLFNRMADEQYGLVLLTGGTGTGKSTTLAALIDTINERHAKHILTLEDPVEFVHQHKLGTVNQRELGQDFDQFSSGLRSALRQAPKVILVGEIRDRETIEIALQASETGHLVLGTLHTSDTGQTINRIIGMFDLAEERLIRQRLSQALKYVVSQRLMPRLGGGRVAALEILVNNLRIRELIVNGETGEKNFYNVVESGEAYGMFTFDQHLAKLFQEEAISEVTAMNTASVRSRLAQSINRIKVIRGESVTNIQSLELDMTYDEHNNMD; encoded by the coding sequence ATGGAACGCACCCAGCTCGACAACATTATCTCCGAGGTTTTACGCAAGGCCCCGGACACTTCGGACATTTTGCTCACCGTAGGCAAACCCATCCAGGCCGAGGTGCATGGCAAACTGACCGATATTCCCACAGCATTGCTTCCTACAACCCTGGTTCCTTTCCAAATCGAGTCCATTGTCTTTTGCATGGTGCTCAACAAGCTCTCCGGGAGCTTGCGCCTGTTTCAGGATCTGATCGGCAACGGCTCATGCGACCTCTCCTATACCCTCCGGGGATCTTGCCGCTTCAGGGTGAACATTTTCTTCCAGAGGGGCTCGCCATCCATCGTAATGCGCAAGATGCCCAGCCAGATTCCAACCCTGAGCCAACTCAACATGCCACCCCTTTTCAACCGGATGGCCGATGAGCAGTACGGCTTGGTCCTGCTTACCGGAGGCACGGGTACGGGCAAATCCACAACTCTTGCAGCGTTGATCGATACGATCAACGAACGTCATGCCAAACATATCCTGACCCTGGAAGACCCCGTGGAGTTCGTCCATCAGCACAAGCTCGGCACGGTCAATCAGCGGGAACTGGGCCAGGACTTCGACCAATTCTCCTCCGGACTGCGCTCCGCGCTGCGCCAAGCCCCCAAGGTAATCCTCGTCGGAGAAATCCGGGATCGGGAAACCATTGAAATCGCCCTGCAGGCCTCTGAAACCGGACACTTGGTTCTGGGCACCCTGCATACCAGCGACACGGGCCAGACCATCAATCGAATCATCGGCATGTTTGATCTGGCTGAAGAACGCCTGATCCGACAACGATTGTCCCAGGCCCTGAAATATGTCGTGTCTCAGCGGCTGATGCCGCGCCTCGGCGGAGGACGTGTCGCCGCGCTGGAAATCCTGGTTAACAACCTGCGAATCCGCGAACTGATCGTCAATGGCGAAACCGGGGAAAAGAACTTCTACAATGTGGTCGAGTCCGGGGAGGCCTACGGCATGTTTACCTTCGATCAACACTTGGCCAAGCTGTTCCAGGAAGAGGCCATCAGCGAAGTAACGGCCATGAATACGGCCTCGGTTCGTTCCCGCTTGGCCCAGTCCATCAATCGCATCAAGGTGATTCGTGGAGAAAGCGTCACGAACATCCAAAGTCTGGAACTGGATATGACCTATGACGAGCACAACAACATGGACTGA
- a CDS encoding tetratricopeptide repeat protein, translating into MTEKIAWLEEVLRLEPNSKLFFPLAQAYTRNQRPHDAVALLRKGLTSHPEHLEARLLLIECLSELDAVSLGASSSGEATPGVEALSFQELESLTAVLAGHPAFWKLWAAGSRAQGRTDLAVTLDMLAVQLSGTRLSWGTLLEQGLRAVIGGREDPPSPGPLDEQVPTSPEPSLLSMPDPEPEAGTDTDPKPAPGPDITPDASHETELKSETPSLVALKEPPEAEAFREEESLDMKAPEDMETLEEETEKVSGVGINELLDDAPEALGQTTQAPPVYPVDPEAVDEPSPEAEGETPLSEGERRYYETKTYADLLAKQGEHEEALGLYAKLLQTSPDDEQRRDLEARIQELRDRAAKSPREPDSHPTDSNHAEPRTETETKPGPEPKVEPVPDLEAGQSTDQETISRGAKNSAASPPTSPSPKTETTKQTLKKLAERLESRAEK; encoded by the coding sequence ATGACCGAAAAAATCGCCTGGCTCGAAGAGGTGTTGCGCCTGGAGCCCAATTCCAAGCTGTTTTTCCCCCTGGCCCAGGCGTATACACGGAACCAGCGCCCCCATGACGCCGTAGCCCTACTGCGCAAGGGGTTGACCTCTCATCCGGAACACCTGGAAGCCCGCCTCCTTTTAATCGAATGCCTCTCCGAATTGGACGCCGTCTCCCTGGGCGCCTCCTCTTCCGGCGAAGCAACTCCCGGAGTCGAGGCCCTCTCCTTCCAGGAACTGGAATCGCTTACCGCCGTGCTGGCCGGACACCCCGCCTTCTGGAAACTATGGGCCGCCGGCAGTCGGGCACAAGGCCGAACCGACCTCGCCGTGACCCTGGACATGCTCGCGGTCCAGCTCAGCGGAACCCGGCTCAGCTGGGGTACACTCCTCGAACAGGGCCTGCGCGCGGTGATCGGAGGACGCGAAGATCCACCTTCCCCCGGCCCCCTGGACGAACAGGTGCCCACCTCCCCGGAACCCAGCCTATTATCTATGCCTGACCCTGAGCCTGAGGCGGGAACAGACACGGACCCGAAACCAGCACCGGGCCCGGATATCACACCCGACGCGAGCCACGAAACCGAACTGAAATCCGAGACGCCCTCCCTCGTCGCCTTGAAGGAACCGCCCGAGGCGGAGGCTTTTCGGGAAGAAGAAAGCCTGGACATGAAAGCTCCTGAGGACATGGAGACTTTAGAAGAGGAGACCGAGAAGGTTTCCGGGGTGGGGATTAACGAACTTCTCGATGATGCTCCCGAAGCACTTGGGCAAACGACCCAAGCGCCCCCCGTGTATCCAGTGGACCCCGAAGCCGTTGATGAGCCGAGCCCAGAGGCGGAGGGCGAGACGCCTCTTTCTGAAGGTGAGCGACGGTACTACGAGACCAAAACCTATGCCGATCTGCTGGCCAAGCAGGGCGAACACGAGGAAGCCCTGGGCCTCTACGCCAAGCTGCTCCAAACGTCCCCGGACGACGAACAACGCCGGGACCTGGAAGCTCGAATCCAGGAGTTGCGAGACCGGGCCGCTAAGAGCCCGAGGGAGCCGGATTCCCATCCAACAGACTCGAATCACGCGGAGCCACGGACTGAAACGGAAACAAAGCCGGGACCGGAGCCAAAAGTGGAGCCCGTACCGGACCTGGAAGCCGGACAGAGCACTGATCAGGAAACAATCTCACGAGGCGCGAAGAATTCTGCCGCTTCGCCCCCCACGTCCCCATCGCCGAAAACAGAGACCACGAAGCAAACCCTTAAAAAACTTGCGGAACGCTTAGAATCCAGGGCCGAAAAATAG
- a CDS encoding Mrp/NBP35 family ATP-binding protein: MTNASNTSPDASCSTCPSRKKDGRGERSASNTVQDQLIKSTLDNIRFKLFVMSGKGGVGKSSIAVNLAAALALKGHRVGLLDVDIHGPSVPHLLGLSGPLEQSRGSLIAPKRYGDRLFVVSMESLLQDPDQAVLWRGPMKTAAIRQFISDVDWGHLDYLVVDSPPGTGDEPMTVLKTIPEALSIVVTTPQEISLADVRKAINFLQYAHANILGLVENMSGLICPHCSGRIELFKTGGGEALAKKYGLEFLGAVPLDPAAVVAGDLGKPVVMLDEDTPAKRALLQLADTVIRTSENSLEAAAGGPPPEHARLPQT, from the coding sequence ATGACCAACGCTTCAAACACTTCACCCGACGCTTCCTGCTCCACCTGCCCATCACGCAAAAAGGACGGTCGCGGTGAGCGTTCCGCCAGCAATACGGTTCAAGACCAGTTGATCAAATCCACCCTGGACAACATCCGCTTCAAGCTCTTCGTGATGAGCGGCAAGGGCGGGGTCGGCAAAAGCTCCATCGCCGTGAACCTGGCCGCGGCCCTGGCCCTGAAGGGACACCGGGTGGGCCTGCTGGATGTGGACATCCACGGCCCCAGCGTCCCGCACCTTCTGGGTCTGTCCGGGCCCCTGGAGCAATCGCGGGGTTCGCTGATCGCACCGAAACGATATGGAGACCGCCTTTTCGTGGTGTCCATGGAATCGCTGCTCCAGGATCCGGATCAGGCCGTGCTCTGGCGCGGACCGATGAAAACCGCGGCCATCCGCCAGTTCATCTCCGACGTGGACTGGGGTCATCTGGATTACCTGGTGGTGGACTCTCCTCCCGGGACCGGGGACGAGCCCATGACCGTGCTCAAGACCATTCCCGAGGCCCTGAGCATCGTGGTCACCACGCCCCAGGAAATCTCCCTGGCCGACGTGCGCAAGGCCATCAACTTCCTGCAATACGCCCACGCCAACATTCTCGGATTGGTGGAAAACATGAGCGGGCTGATCTGCCCGCACTGCTCCGGGCGGATCGAGCTTTTTAAGACCGGCGGAGGAGAGGCCCTGGCCAAAAAGTACGGACTGGAATTTCTTGGCGCCGTCCCTCTGGACCCCGCGGCCGTGGTCGCCGGCGACCTGGGCAAGCCGGTGGTCATGCTGGACGAGGACACGCCGGCCAAGCGCGCCCTCCTGCAACTGGCGGACACGGTCATCCGGACATCTGAAAACAGCCTGGAAGCGGCGGCTGGCGGACCTCCGCCAGAGCATGCGCGTCTCCCTCAAACATGA
- a CDS encoding type IV pilus twitching motility protein PilT produces the protein MAQIDAFFRMMHELGASDLHLSSGSQPIIRLHGDMQRIKYKVLEHEELKKMLYEITPELKVKAFEESGDVDFSYEIPNLARYRVNFFQQRRGSAAVFREIPQKILSIDELKLPPLFKSLAMLPKGLVLLTGPTGSGKSTTLAAIVDYANRHRKDHILTIEDPIEFVHEPISCLINQREVSRDTISFKSALRGALREDPDIILVGEMRDLETIELAIEAAETGHLVFSTLHTISAPKTVDRIIEVFPGDVQGQIRSGLSESLRAVISQNLFKRIDRPGRVAALEILVGVPAVRNLIRENKTFQLNSVIETGRKFGMQSLDDAILKLLQDGVISPTDAYNKAVTKSKFRDFLAEPPQDFTEV, from the coding sequence ATGGCCCAAATAGACGCGTTTTTCCGGATGATGCATGAACTCGGGGCCTCGGACCTGCACCTTTCCTCCGGCTCCCAGCCCATCATCCGCCTGCACGGAGATATGCAACGCATCAAGTACAAAGTTCTGGAGCATGAAGAACTCAAGAAAATGCTCTATGAAATCACCCCGGAGCTAAAGGTCAAGGCCTTCGAGGAAAGCGGGGACGTGGACTTTTCCTACGAAATCCCTAACCTGGCCAGATACCGGGTCAATTTCTTTCAGCAGCGTCGAGGCAGTGCCGCGGTGTTTCGGGAAATACCGCAAAAAATCCTGAGCATCGACGAGCTGAAGCTGCCTCCGTTGTTCAAGAGCCTGGCCATGCTCCCCAAGGGACTGGTTCTGCTCACCGGGCCCACGGGCAGCGGAAAGTCCACGACCCTGGCGGCCATCGTGGACTACGCCAACCGCCATCGCAAGGACCATATCCTGACCATCGAAGACCCTATCGAATTCGTCCACGAGCCCATCAGTTGCCTGATCAACCAGCGGGAAGTCTCCAGGGACACCATAAGCTTCAAGTCCGCGTTGCGCGGAGCGCTGCGCGAAGATCCGGACATTATCCTGGTGGGCGAAATGCGCGACCTGGAAACCATCGAACTGGCCATCGAGGCCGCTGAAACCGGCCACTTGGTCTTTTCCACCCTGCACACCATTTCCGCCCCCAAAACCGTGGACCGGATCATCGAGGTCTTTCCCGGCGACGTCCAGGGTCAGATCCGCTCAGGGCTTTCGGAATCCCTGCGTGCGGTGATATCCCAAAACCTGTTCAAGCGCATCGACCGCCCCGGCCGGGTCGCGGCTCTGGAAATCCTCGTAGGCGTTCCGGCGGTGCGCAACCTGATCCGCGAAAACAAGACGTTTCAACTCAATTCCGTGATCGAAACCGGACGCAAATTCGGCATGCAGTCCCTGGACGACGCCATTCTCAAATTGCTTCAAGATGGCGTCATCTCCCCTACGGACGCCTACAACAAGGCCGTTACGAAATCTAAATTCCGAGACTTCCTGGCCGAGCCTCCCCAGGATTTCACCGAGGTCTGA
- a CDS encoding transglycosylase SLT domain-containing protein, whose amino-acid sequence MLRKPRRFFSLFGAVAGICVLLLLWTGLCAAGTIFFYKDEHGVMHFTDTPTSSKFRPFLSLRSRMGSSADRASITRYVEQYSQRYGLDPHLVMAVIEVESGFNHQAVSRAGAQGLMQIMPATQQDLGLAEPFDPAENIEAGIRYLKMLIDRFPDLSLALAAYNAGPANVERYNGIPPFRETQDYVRKVTTNYDRRRAARN is encoded by the coding sequence ATGCTGAGAAAACCGCGCCGTTTTTTCTCCCTCTTCGGGGCCGTGGCCGGCATTTGCGTGCTGTTGCTGCTCTGGACCGGACTGTGCGCCGCGGGCACGATCTTTTTCTACAAGGACGAACACGGGGTGATGCATTTTACGGACACACCCACCTCCTCCAAATTCCGCCCGTTTCTCTCCCTGCGTTCCCGCATGGGCAGCAGCGCGGACCGGGCCTCCATCACCCGCTACGTGGAACAGTACAGCCAGAGGTACGGTCTGGATCCACACTTGGTCATGGCCGTAATCGAGGTTGAATCCGGCTTCAATCATCAGGCCGTCTCCCGGGCCGGAGCCCAAGGCCTGATGCAGATCATGCCGGCCACTCAGCAGGACCTGGGACTAGCCGAGCCCTTCGACCCGGCGGAGAACATCGAAGCCGGCATCCGCTACCTGAAAATGCTCATCGACCGCTTCCCGGATCTCTCTCTGGCCCTGGCCGCCTACAACGCCGGACCGGCCAACGTGGAACGCTACAACGGCATTCCCCCGTTCCGGGAAACTCAGGACTACGTCCGCAAGGTCACGACCAATTACGACCGTCGGCGGGCGGCCCGGAACTAA